The sequence below is a genomic window from Candidatus Methanoplasma termitum.
TGGTGACCGGAGCGGCAGGGAATATGTCAACGCTTCCGGGACCGAGGTTCATACAGCTGATGGAGCTGACAGCCCGTATATTGAACCCCGACATCTTCAATGACATCAAAATGCCAAAATATATCGGGGACAACTACGAAGATTTCCTCTCATTCACAAAAGACCTTGATTTCAAAAACTGAGGGATGAACATTAGAAATAACATTCGAAAAGCCGTGTTGTTCGCCGTTTCGGCGCTGCTTGTGATAACGCCGCTGCTGGTATTCGCGCACAACGCAAGCGCAGACGGTTCCGGGGGAGAGGGGGTCCTTTTTGACATGGGGAACGGAGACACAAAGTGGTCAGATATCAATTCCGGCGGGAGTATCAACGATGTTTTATACAAAACCGCATCGGACGCGGGATTTTCATACAGTTACAGTTCCTCTTCAAAAGCAATAACCATAAACGGAGTGACGGAAACAACTATCGGTTCGAAATCAACAGGCGGAAGCATGATCCGATCCGGAACCACAGGCGTAACGGTAACATCAAAATGGATAGCTTATCAATGGGACGGCAGTGCGAAAGCATGGAATGTCATTTCTGACATCTCGGCACCTTACACAGGCGGATATCTGGCGCTCGGATTCTACCCAAACGGTCAGACACCCGTTGAGACCCCCGATAATCCGTCGGCATGGACCATGATCAGAGGCGATTCTTTGCAAACCGGAGCACAAGATACGACCGAGTCGGATCGGCAGGCCGAATTCAAATGGACTGACACAAGGCCGAGTTCCGGGGTCCAGGCATCGGTCCTATCGGCGAACGGCTGCATTTTTGTGAAGTACAATCCGTCAAAACTGATACCTCCCGCAACATCCGCCATAGGATATTTGGTGTGTTATACAATGGATGGTAAGGAACAATGGGAGTTCTCATACCCCACCATGCCTGTTTACGATCTGTCCACACCGTTGATCGTTGGGAACAACATCTACATTCCGACCTCTTACGGTTACATATTCAAGGTCCCTCTGACGGGGCCGGGCGATAATAACGAGAATGTTACAACATTCGGCGGCAAAACATATGCGAGTTTGGACATCGGGAGTCAACAGGGGGCGATATCCTCTTCGACAGGCGCAACGCTTACCGGAACAGTATACAACAACGGCCCTGGCTCCTTGGTATTCGATTCGGGTGCGATATATTTCAGTTCGACCAACGGCATGATGTACTGTTTTGACGTGAGCTTGAATCTTATATGGTCAAGTCAAATGGGCGGTTCCGCATATTTCATATCTCAGACCGTCACCGACAAGTATGTTTTCGCAGGGGCGCTGAACGGGGGGCTTTATGCTATCGACAAGAAGAACGGCTCGATAGTCGATCAAACGATCGTTTACACCAGGACAGTGAACGGAAAGGATTACGGTTCGGTGTTAGCGGTGGCGGCATTCGAGAATAACGGAATATACACTCTGGCATTCGGGGTGTCGGACGGAAGGGGATTGAATGTATTGGTAGGGGGTGTTGCAATATACACTTTCGACGGCAGTAAACTTTCTAAGAGATCCCTCAACACAAGCGCATTCGGAGTGGTCGCGAATTATGTATTGCCTGTGACGACAGAAAGTTTCGAAGGAATTTATGTTTCAGCTTCGAACGGCATATTCAGCGTTGACCTGGACGGTAACTATGTATTGCTGAATGATAAGATCACAACGATAAGAGCGCCGATGGTACTTGTCAACGGGGATTCGATATATGTCCAAGGCTATTCCATAAACGAACCGTTGTATGTGTTGTCGCTTGACGGCACGATCCGAAGCACATTCGTAGCACCCAAGGAAGGCGCGGCGAACTTCAGCATGGCTCCGGCCCTTTCAATGGACGGATGGGTGTTCTTAGGCAATGACTCCGGGGTCAATGCGGCATACGGAACATTCCAAGTATATCAGGGTCAAAACGGATCCTCGGGGCTCCCGCTGATATACATCGTCGCAGCGATACTCGCAGCGATAATTCTGATACTCATTGCGGTGTATGTTGTCCTTAAGTACGTTAAGAAAGAGGATAAACCGTTCAATTATATATCTCGGAGAATAAAGCATTATTTGGGTGGAGAGGACCTCAGACATAACAAGCGCAGCAAACATCGCCTCTGGGTAGTGCTGGCAATAGGGATAATCCTGTCTGTTGTGGTATTCTTCGCGTCGCTTTGTATCGGATATCACGCTACAATGTCTTTCGGGGATATGTTACATGCGCTCTTCGGCGCAATTTCCAACGGCGGTGCGGACCCATCTAATTTAGATCAGATACGTGTGTTCGAATCGAGGCTGCCGAGAGCGCTCGCCGCTCTCGGAGTAGGTATCGGATTGTCCGTCGCAGGTTCAATGTATCAGGCCGTGATAAGGAACCCCCTCGTCGATCCGTATATAATGGGAGTATCTTCAGGGGCGGGTACGGCGGCGGTAGCTGTAATAGCGTTCCACTTCACATTCTTCGGATTATTTGCGGCGAACTCGATATTCACCACGGCCATCGTGGCAATGATCGGAGGTCTGATTGCATTTGCGGTAACGATGTTCATTGCCGAAAAGGCAGGCGGAACATCCATCAATTTTGTTCTCGCGGGAGTGGTGGTCGGTCTGGCGTTCAGTTCGATACAAACTCTGATGATGTCAATGGCAGGGCACGAGGTCAGCAATGCTTTGTCCTGGCTGTTCGGCTCGTTTGCCAACATATCATGGAACCAGGTCTGGATCATATTGTTGCCCGGTCTTGCGATGTCGTTGGTCCCGCTGTTATGGGCCAAAGAACTTAATCTAGTTCTACTGGGAGAGGATCAGGCCCAACAAATGGGTCTGAACGTCCGCAGGTTCAACAGGCTGATCCTGATCCTGGCATCGGTCTTAACGTCTCTCTGCGTCGCGTTCGTGGGAATAATCGGATTTGTGGGTCTTGTGATCCCGCACCTGTGCCGTATGATGTTGGGCGGGGACCACAGGCTTGTGCTCCCCGCATCTATCGCTTTCGGAGGGGCCCTTATGATGTTCGCGGATCTGGCGTCAAGGACGCTGTATCTCGGACTGGAACTGCCCGTCGGGGCGATAACAACAATAATCGGTGTGCCTGTGTTCGCATATCTGTTGATAAGAAGGGGGAAGATGTATGACGGATGAACCGCCGCTTTTGGAACTATCGGGATTGAACAAGATCTACGAGAACGGATTCCATGCAGTGAAAAATGTTTCATTCACGATCGAGTCCGGTCTGCTCGTCGGCCTGATAGGGCCGAACGGATGCGGTAAGACGTCAATGATGAGATGCATAAATCAGATGCACAAGATATCATCCGGGGATGTCCTCATCGACGGGGAATCGGTCCTCGGAAAGACCCCCGCGGACATAGCGAGGAAGGTCTCCAATGTCCCCGCCGAATTGAAAGCGAGCTTCGGCCTCACCGTTTATGAGACGGTCATGCTCGGCCGTTATCCGTATCTGCAGAATGTATGGTGGGAAACAGATGAGGATGAGGACCTGGTCGAGGATGTTATGAAGAAATTCGGAGTGTATGAGCTCAGGGACAGGCCGCTGAACATGCTCTCGTCCGGAGAGAGGCAGCGTGCGCTGATCGCAAAAGCATATGTTCAGGAGCCGAGACTCATGCTTGTTGATGAGCCGACCGCACATCTGGATATGAAATACAAGCTGGAAGTGATGGAATACCTCAACGCAATGGTCAAAAAGGACATGTCCATACTTGTCGCGGAACACGACATCTCTCTTATGGCAAGATACTGCAAGAAATGCATAATCATGAAACGCGGCGAGATATATGCCATAGGCGATCCGAAAGAAGTGATCACGGAACAGCTCATACAAGACGTGTATGAAGTGAGTGCGTCGGTAGGGTTCGATAAGGACGGGGAGCTCTTCGTGCTTCCGAAGAGATATACGGGGAACTACCATCTCTGATAGATCGGAGAAAAAAAATGAAAGAAAAGATCGACACGCTGAGGTCAATGATCGACGGTTCAGATAACATCGTGTTCTTCGGCGGCGCCGGTGTCTCGACGGAAAGCGGGATCCCCGACTTCAGAAGCACATCCGGACTGTACAATCAAGAGTACAAGTATCCGCCAGAAGAGATAATCTCACATTCATTCTTCATGAGGGACCCGGAAGAGTTCTATCGGTTCTACCGGAACAAGATGGTCTGTTTGGACGCAAAGCCCAATGCCGCGCATTTCAAACTGGCGGAATTGGAATCAAAAGGCAAGCTGAGGGCGGTTGTCACGCAGAACATAGACAACCTGCACCAGCTGGCGGGGAGCAAATGCGTCCACGAGCTTCACGGTTCTGTTTTCCGTAACTATTGCACAAGATGCGGGAAATTCTACACTGCCGAATA
It includes:
- a CDS encoding iron chelate uptake ABC transporter family permease subunit — encoded protein: MNIRNNIRKAVLFAVSALLVITPLLVFAHNASADGSGGEGVLFDMGNGDTKWSDINSGGSINDVLYKTASDAGFSYSYSSSSKAITINGVTETTIGSKSTGGSMIRSGTTGVTVTSKWIAYQWDGSAKAWNVISDISAPYTGGYLALGFYPNGQTPVETPDNPSAWTMIRGDSLQTGAQDTTESDRQAEFKWTDTRPSSGVQASVLSANGCIFVKYNPSKLIPPATSAIGYLVCYTMDGKEQWEFSYPTMPVYDLSTPLIVGNNIYIPTSYGYIFKVPLTGPGDNNENVTTFGGKTYASLDIGSQQGAISSSTGATLTGTVYNNGPGSLVFDSGAIYFSSTNGMMYCFDVSLNLIWSSQMGGSAYFISQTVTDKYVFAGALNGGLYAIDKKNGSIVDQTIVYTRTVNGKDYGSVLAVAAFENNGIYTLAFGVSDGRGLNVLVGGVAIYTFDGSKLSKRSLNTSAFGVVANYVLPVTTESFEGIYVSASNGIFSVDLDGNYVLLNDKITTIRAPMVLVNGDSIYVQGYSINEPLYVLSLDGTIRSTFVAPKEGAANFSMAPALSMDGWVFLGNDSGVNAAYGTFQVYQGQNGSSGLPLIYIVAAILAAIILILIAVYVVLKYVKKEDKPFNYISRRIKHYLGGEDLRHNKRSKHRLWVVLAIGIILSVVVFFASLCIGYHATMSFGDMLHALFGAISNGGADPSNLDQIRVFESRLPRALAALGVGIGLSVAGSMYQAVIRNPLVDPYIMGVSSGAGTAAVAVIAFHFTFFGLFAANSIFTTAIVAMIGGLIAFAVTMFIAEKAGGTSINFVLAGVVVGLAFSSIQTLMMSMAGHEVSNALSWLFGSFANISWNQVWIILLPGLAMSLVPLLWAKELNLVLLGEDQAQQMGLNVRRFNRLILILASVLTSLCVAFVGIIGFVGLVIPHLCRMMLGGDHRLVLPASIAFGGALMMFADLASRTLYLGLELPVGAITTIIGVPVFAYLLIRRGKMYDG
- a CDS encoding ABC transporter ATP-binding protein, yielding MTDEPPLLELSGLNKIYENGFHAVKNVSFTIESGLLVGLIGPNGCGKTSMMRCINQMHKISSGDVLIDGESVLGKTPADIARKVSNVPAELKASFGLTVYETVMLGRYPYLQNVWWETDEDEDLVEDVMKKFGVYELRDRPLNMLSSGERQRALIAKAYVQEPRLMLVDEPTAHLDMKYKLEVMEYLNAMVKKDMSILVAEHDISLMARYCKKCIIMKRGEIYAIGDPKEVITEQLIQDVYEVSASVGFDKDGELFVLPKRYTGNYHL
- a CDS encoding NAD-dependent protein deacylase, whose amino-acid sequence is MKEKIDTLRSMIDGSDNIVFFGGAGVSTESGIPDFRSTSGLYNQEYKYPPEEIISHSFFMRDPEEFYRFYRNKMVCLDAKPNAAHFKLAELESKGKLRAVVTQNIDNLHQLAGSKCVHELHGSVFRNYCTRCGKFYTAEYIMQSAGIPRCDCGGTIKPDVVLYEEVLDQLVLRKSIQAIQEADVLIIGGTSLVVYPAAGLLQYYLGNKLILINKTELPQESRAALVIHGKIGEIMSQI